A single Arachnia propionica DNA region contains:
- a CDS encoding pyruvate carboxylase: MFQKVLVANRGEIAVRAVRAAFELGCRTVAVFPYEDRNADHRVKASESYLIGERDHPVKAYLDIDEIIRVAKESGADAVYPGYGFLSENPDLAAACAANGITFVGPSAEVLELAGNKVRALEQARRVGVPTLRSTPPSTDPDELIAGAEEIGFPVFIKAIAGGGGRGMRRVDDPARFSEELGAAMREAEGAFGDPTVFVEQAVAAPRHIEVQVLADHQGNVVHLFERDCSIQRRHQKVVEIAPAPHISDELRAALTADAVKFTKAINYTCAGTVEFLVETSGPRAGSHVFIEMNPRIQVEHTVTEEITDIDLVQAQLRIASGETLEEIGIRQDELRIRGAALQCRITTEDPANSFRPDTGVIRAYRSASGAGIRLDGGTTGTGVEISPHFDSLLVKLTARGRSLRDAVVRARRALAEFRIRGIATNITFLRAVLEDPDFGSGVVTTSFIDERPHLLTGRIPADRGTKLARFLADVTVNQPNGPAPTSLEPSAKLPGTLPAGEIPDGSRQRLLALGPAGFARALREQQAVGVTDTTFRDAHQSLLATRVRTRDLVAVAPWQARLLPGMFSVECWGGATYDVALRFLGEDPWERLAKLRAAMPNQNLQMLLRGRNTVGYTPYPTEVTRAFVSEAAEVGVDIFRIFDALNDVEQMRPAIDAVVHDTESVAEVALCYTANLLDPDERTYTLDHYLRLAERIVGAGAHILAIKDMAGLLRPAAAAKLVAALRERFELPVHLHTHDTTGGQLATLMAAIDAGVDAVDVANSAMSSTTSQPPMSALLMALEGTDRAPDIDPEAVLDLEPYWEAVRRVYKPFESGLPAPTGRVYSHEIPGGQLSNLRQQAIALGLGDKFEAIEAMYAAADKILGRPTKVTPSSKVVGDLALHLVAVGADPAEFAAEPRRFDIPDSVIGFLNGELGEPAGGWPEPFRTRALEGRRKPPRVTEVAPEDLSLLEIPGNERQRTLNRLLFPGPTREFQQKRDDFGDVSVLPTVPYLYGMEPGHEYPVTLEKGVTLLLGLEAIGAPDKWARRNVMTLLNGQLRPVRVRDNSLESEVASAEKADPGNRGHVAAPFAGAVTVTVAEGDEVAAGDQVATIEAMKMEAAINAPVAGVVKRVVLIGTTQLDGGDLVIVIE, encoded by the coding sequence ATGTTCCAGAAGGTCCTTGTCGCCAACCGAGGCGAGATCGCTGTTCGAGCCGTCCGTGCCGCCTTCGAACTGGGGTGCAGGACCGTTGCCGTCTTCCCCTACGAGGACCGCAACGCCGACCACCGGGTCAAGGCATCCGAGTCCTACCTGATCGGGGAGCGGGATCATCCCGTGAAGGCATACCTGGACATCGACGAGATCATTCGCGTAGCGAAGGAATCCGGTGCCGACGCGGTCTACCCCGGCTACGGTTTCCTCTCGGAGAACCCAGACCTTGCCGCGGCCTGCGCCGCCAACGGGATAACTTTCGTCGGCCCCTCCGCCGAGGTGCTCGAACTGGCCGGCAACAAGGTGCGGGCCCTGGAACAGGCCCGCAGGGTGGGGGTTCCGACCCTCAGGTCGACGCCACCGTCCACCGACCCCGACGAGCTGATCGCAGGCGCCGAGGAAATCGGTTTCCCGGTGTTCATCAAAGCCATCGCAGGTGGTGGTGGCCGCGGCATGAGGCGCGTCGACGACCCCGCCCGTTTCAGCGAGGAACTGGGAGCCGCGATGCGCGAGGCCGAAGGGGCGTTCGGAGACCCGACGGTGTTTGTGGAGCAGGCCGTCGCGGCGCCCCGCCACATCGAGGTGCAGGTGCTGGCCGACCACCAGGGCAACGTCGTTCATCTTTTCGAACGCGACTGCTCGATCCAGCGCCGCCACCAGAAGGTGGTGGAGATCGCTCCCGCCCCCCATATCAGCGACGAGTTGCGCGCGGCACTGACCGCCGATGCCGTGAAGTTCACCAAGGCCATCAACTACACCTGCGCCGGGACCGTCGAGTTCCTCGTCGAAACCTCGGGGCCGCGAGCCGGCAGCCACGTGTTCATCGAGATGAACCCCCGCATCCAGGTGGAACACACCGTCACGGAGGAGATCACCGACATCGACCTGGTGCAGGCGCAGTTGCGGATCGCATCGGGGGAGACCCTGGAGGAGATCGGGATCCGCCAGGACGAGCTGCGCATCCGCGGCGCCGCCCTGCAGTGCCGCATCACCACCGAGGACCCGGCCAACTCGTTCCGCCCCGACACCGGCGTGATCCGGGCCTACCGTTCCGCCTCCGGCGCGGGCATCCGGCTCGACGGCGGCACCACCGGCACCGGGGTGGAGATCAGCCCCCACTTCGATTCGCTGCTGGTCAAGCTCACCGCCCGCGGCCGCAGCCTCCGCGATGCCGTGGTGCGGGCCAGGCGTGCGCTGGCGGAGTTCAGGATCCGGGGCATCGCGACCAACATCACCTTCCTGCGCGCGGTCCTGGAGGATCCGGACTTCGGCAGCGGCGTGGTGACCACATCCTTCATCGACGAGAGACCCCACCTGCTGACGGGACGCATCCCGGCGGATCGCGGCACCAAACTGGCCCGCTTCCTCGCGGACGTCACAGTGAACCAGCCCAACGGGCCCGCCCCCACGTCCCTGGAACCCTCGGCGAAACTGCCCGGGACGCTGCCCGCGGGCGAAATCCCCGACGGATCCCGCCAGCGACTCCTAGCCCTCGGCCCGGCCGGATTCGCCAGGGCTCTGCGTGAGCAGCAGGCAGTGGGCGTCACCGACACCACCTTCCGCGACGCCCACCAGTCGCTGCTCGCCACACGCGTGCGCACCCGCGACCTGGTGGCGGTGGCTCCCTGGCAGGCGCGGTTGCTGCCCGGGATGTTCTCCGTCGAGTGCTGGGGCGGGGCCACCTACGATGTGGCGCTGCGGTTCCTCGGTGAGGACCCGTGGGAGCGCCTCGCGAAACTGCGGGCCGCGATGCCGAACCAGAACCTGCAGATGCTGCTGCGCGGCCGCAACACCGTCGGCTACACCCCCTACCCGACCGAGGTGACCCGGGCCTTCGTGTCGGAGGCTGCGGAGGTCGGGGTGGACATCTTCCGCATCTTCGACGCCCTCAACGACGTCGAACAGATGCGCCCCGCGATCGACGCGGTGGTCCACGACACCGAATCGGTGGCGGAGGTGGCGCTCTGCTACACCGCGAACCTCCTCGACCCCGACGAGAGGACCTACACTCTCGACCACTACCTGCGGCTCGCGGAGCGGATCGTGGGTGCGGGTGCACACATCCTGGCCATCAAGGACATGGCGGGGCTGCTCAGGCCCGCCGCGGCAGCGAAGCTCGTCGCGGCGCTCCGGGAACGGTTCGAGCTGCCCGTCCATCTCCACACCCACGACACCACGGGAGGGCAGCTCGCCACCCTGATGGCCGCCATCGACGCCGGGGTGGACGCGGTTGATGTCGCGAACTCGGCGATGTCGTCGACCACCTCACAGCCACCCATGTCGGCGCTGCTGATGGCCCTTGAAGGCACCGACCGCGCCCCGGACATCGACCCGGAGGCGGTGCTGGATCTAGAACCCTACTGGGAGGCGGTCCGCAGGGTCTACAAACCTTTCGAGTCGGGGCTTCCGGCGCCGACGGGGCGTGTCTACAGCCACGAGATCCCGGGCGGGCAGCTGTCCAATCTGCGCCAGCAGGCCATCGCGCTCGGCCTGGGCGACAAGTTCGAGGCCATCGAGGCGATGTACGCCGCCGCCGACAAGATCCTGGGACGCCCCACGAAGGTCACACCTTCGTCGAAGGTGGTGGGCGATCTGGCGCTGCACCTGGTGGCGGTAGGTGCGGACCCGGCGGAGTTCGCCGCGGAGCCGCGCCGCTTCGACATCCCGGATTCGGTGATCGGTTTCCTCAACGGGGAGCTGGGTGAACCCGCGGGAGGCTGGCCGGAACCGTTCCGCACCCGCGCCCTGGAGGGTCGCCGCAAACCGCCGCGCGTCACGGAAGTGGCTCCCGAGGATCTCTCCCTGCTGGAGATCCCGGGCAATGAACGACAGCGCACCCTCAACCGGTTGCTCTTCCCCGGCCCGACGCGGGAGTTCCAGCAGAAACGCGACGACTTCGGTGACGTCTCCGTGCTGCCGACGGTGCCCTACCTGTACGGGATGGAACCCGGCCACGAATACCCCGTCACCCTGGAGAAAGGCGTCACGCTGCTGCTCGGCCTGGAAGCCATCGGTGCTCCCGACAAATGGGCCAGGCGCAACGTCATGACCCTCCTGAACGGCCAGCTGCGCCCGGTCAGGGTACGCGACAACTCCCTCGAATCGGAGGTGGCCTCCGCGGAGAAGGCCGACCCGGGCAACCGCGGGCACGTCGCAGCACCGTTCGCGGGGGCCGTGACCGTGACCGTCGCGGAGGGCGACGAGGTCGCGGCCGGAGATCAGGTGGCCACCATCGAGGCCATGAAGATGGAGGCCGCCATCAACGCACCCGTCGCGGGCGTGGTCAAACGGGTGGTGTTGATCGGCACCACGCAACTCGACGGCGGGGACCTGGTGATCGTGATCGAATAA
- a CDS encoding GNAT family N-acetyltransferase, translating to MYSVTHNPDNRPLIGRLVRLDPTRPADEAELVEALDDPRVFALGFAGGAGDRAATIARLIAAAGEDRAMYTIRLTGDTRFGPAGDVVGTTSLGDLEPRAQRAHAGWTAYRPALWGKGLNAEVKLLLLGHAFEDCGFERVKLQTDSINQRSRDAIARLGAVQEGVLRHHQPRADGSWRDTVVFSILSAEWPTVQAGLESRVRATLASLTAQGS from the coding sequence ATGTATTCCGTGACACACAACCCTGACAACAGGCCCCTGATCGGCCGGCTCGTGAGACTCGATCCCACCCGGCCTGCGGACGAGGCAGAACTGGTGGAGGCACTGGACGATCCGCGCGTGTTCGCGCTCGGCTTCGCAGGTGGGGCCGGTGACCGGGCCGCGACCATCGCCCGCCTGATCGCCGCGGCGGGTGAGGACCGGGCCATGTACACCATCCGGTTGACCGGTGACACTCGTTTCGGCCCGGCGGGCGATGTGGTCGGAACCACGTCCCTGGGTGATCTCGAACCCCGGGCGCAGCGCGCCCACGCGGGCTGGACGGCGTACCGGCCCGCCCTGTGGGGCAAGGGGCTGAACGCGGAGGTGAAGCTCCTGCTGCTGGGGCACGCCTTCGAGGACTGCGGTTTCGAGCGGGTGAAGCTCCAGACCGACTCCATCAATCAGCGTTCCAGGGACGCGATCGCCCGGTTGGGGGCCGTGCAGGAGGGGGTGCTGAGACACCACCAGCCTCGCGCCGACGGTTCATGGCGTGACACCGTGGTCTTCTCGATCCTCTCGGCAGAGTGGCCGACGGTGCAGGCCGGTCTGGAATCGAGAGTGCGGGCCACCCTCGCATCCCTGACCGCTCAGGGGTCCTGA
- the nagA gene encoding N-acetylglucosamine-6-phosphate deacetylase has translation MTKLRVGRAVTPEGTIEEAVIEIADGRVVAITPGGGTGDSWAVPGFVDTHCHGAVGVSFGDPDPAANLRAIEYHRSQGTTTLFASTVTEPIEKLEAQCRVLRGIVESGELDGIHLEGPFLSEARRGAHDPGLLRDPEPELVERLISAGGPALRMITLAVERDGGETATRRFTRAGVKVAFGHSDADEHVTAASIGWGACIATHLFSAMRSIHHREPGPVPVLLTDDRVMCELICDGIHHRPVIARMAIDAAGTDRICLVTDAMGATGQGDGRYLLGELEVEVRDGTARLVTADGTPGSIAGSTLTMARAFSFVVGRVGLSIPEAARIAATTPARWHGLKEVGTLEAGKRADICVVDDAGELQQVWRRGERIR, from the coding sequence ATGACGAAACTGCGGGTCGGCCGGGCGGTGACGCCGGAGGGGACGATCGAGGAAGCGGTCATCGAGATCGCCGACGGCCGGGTGGTGGCCATCACCCCGGGAGGGGGAACCGGCGATTCCTGGGCGGTGCCGGGTTTCGTCGACACCCACTGCCACGGCGCGGTCGGTGTCAGCTTCGGTGACCCGGATCCCGCCGCCAACCTGCGTGCCATCGAGTATCACCGCTCCCAGGGAACCACCACGCTGTTCGCCTCCACCGTCACCGAACCCATCGAGAAACTGGAGGCCCAGTGCCGGGTGCTGCGCGGGATCGTTGAATCCGGTGAGCTCGACGGCATCCACCTCGAGGGTCCTTTCCTGTCCGAGGCCCGGAGGGGCGCGCACGATCCCGGCCTGCTGCGCGACCCCGAACCGGAGCTCGTCGAACGGCTCATATCGGCGGGCGGGCCGGCGCTGCGCATGATCACCCTGGCCGTCGAACGCGACGGGGGAGAAACCGCTACCCGGCGTTTCACGCGGGCGGGCGTCAAGGTGGCCTTCGGGCACTCGGACGCCGACGAGCACGTCACGGCCGCGTCCATCGGGTGGGGGGCCTGCATCGCCACCCACCTGTTCTCCGCGATGCGTTCCATCCACCACCGCGAACCCGGTCCCGTGCCCGTGCTGCTCACCGACGACCGCGTGATGTGTGAGCTGATCTGCGACGGAATCCACCACCGGCCCGTGATCGCGCGGATGGCCATCGATGCCGCCGGTACCGATCGCATCTGCCTGGTCACCGACGCCATGGGCGCCACCGGCCAGGGCGACGGACGCTACCTGCTGGGTGAACTCGAGGTGGAGGTCCGGGACGGAACCGCCCGGCTGGTCACCGCCGACGGCACCCCCGGCTCCATCGCGGGTTCCACCCTGACCATGGCCAGGGCGTTCAGTTTCGTCGTCGGCCGGGTGGGGCTGAGCATTCCCGAGGCCGCCCGGATCGCGGCCACCACCCCGGCCCGCTGGCACGGGCTCAAGGAGGTCGGAACCCTGGAGGCCGGCAAACGCGCCGACATCTGCGTCGTGGATGACGCGGGAGAGTTGCAGCAGGTCTGGCGGCGGGGGGAACGCATCCGGTGA
- the serC gene encoding phosphoserine transaminase: protein MIVIPEDLLPADGRFGSGPAKVRPEALEYLSLRGDVLGTSHRQAPVKQLVATVQEGLRELYRLPEGYQVVLGNGGSTVFWDVAVCSLIERRSAHAVFGEFTRKFARAAAAAPFLADPAITQCDPGAVVLPAQEDADVVAWAQNETSTGAAAPVERIGDGLVLIDATSAAGGMAADISRTDVYYFAPQKNFSSDGGLWVAFCSPAALERAGRIAASGRWIPESLNLDVAASNSAKNQTLNTPAIATLLLLEDQINWLLDLGGIDAAEERCRRMSDHLYGWAETSSYATPFVTDPAHRSPVVATIDLVPGVDATRVIAELRRNGIVDIDPYRALKRNQLRIGTYASVDQADVEALTACIDHVVERL, encoded by the coding sequence GTGATCGTCATTCCCGAAGACCTCCTCCCCGCAGACGGCCGTTTCGGTTCGGGTCCCGCCAAGGTACGGCCCGAGGCTTTGGAATACCTCTCGCTGCGTGGCGACGTGCTGGGCACCTCGCATCGCCAAGCACCCGTGAAGCAGCTCGTCGCGACGGTTCAGGAGGGGCTGCGGGAGCTGTACCGGCTGCCGGAGGGATACCAGGTGGTGCTCGGCAACGGGGGATCCACCGTGTTCTGGGATGTCGCGGTCTGTTCCCTGATCGAGCGGCGCTCCGCGCATGCCGTCTTCGGGGAGTTCACCCGCAAGTTCGCGCGCGCCGCCGCGGCGGCCCCGTTCCTGGCCGACCCGGCCATCACACAATGCGATCCGGGGGCCGTGGTCCTACCCGCCCAGGAGGACGCTGACGTGGTGGCGTGGGCGCAGAACGAAACCTCCACGGGCGCTGCCGCCCCGGTGGAACGGATCGGCGACGGCCTGGTGTTGATCGACGCCACGTCGGCTGCGGGTGGGATGGCCGCCGACATTTCACGCACGGATGTCTACTACTTCGCCCCGCAGAAGAACTTCTCCTCGGACGGGGGTTTGTGGGTGGCGTTCTGCTCCCCGGCCGCGCTGGAACGCGCAGGACGGATCGCCGCCTCGGGCCGTTGGATCCCGGAGTCGTTGAACCTGGATGTCGCGGCCTCGAACTCGGCCAAAAACCAGACCCTCAACACACCGGCCATCGCGACCCTGTTGCTGCTCGAGGACCAGATCAACTGGCTGCTGGACCTGGGCGGGATCGACGCCGCCGAGGAACGCTGCCGCCGGATGAGCGATCACCTGTACGGCTGGGCGGAGACGTCGTCGTACGCGACCCCGTTCGTCACCGACCCCGCGCATCGCTCCCCCGTGGTCGCGACCATCGACCTGGTTCCCGGGGTGGATGCCACCCGGGTGATAGCCGAGCTGCGCCGCAACGGGATCGTGGACATCGACCCCTACCGCGCGCTGAAACGCAACCAGTTGCGGATCGGAACCTACGCATCCGTCGACCAGGCCGACGTGGAGGCTTTGACCGCCTGCATCGACCACGTCGTGGAGAGGCTGTGA